From one Populus alba chromosome 17, ASM523922v2, whole genome shotgun sequence genomic stretch:
- the LOC118056082 gene encoding CBS domain-containing protein CBSX3, mitochondrial yields MQGALRTFLTHGNVVKDSLFQHLRVSSPVLRPIVFSRFESVSSALIEENGFESTTIADILKEKGKSADGSWLWCTTDDTVYDAVKSMTHHNVGALVVVKHGEQKSIAGIITERDYLRKIIVQGRSSKSTKVGDIMTEENKLITVTHDTKVLKAMQLMTDKRIRHIPVIDDKGMIGMVSIGDVVRAVVTEYREELDRLNAYIQGCY; encoded by the exons ATGCAAGGCGCACTTCGCACGTTTTTAACCCATGGAAATGTCGTCAAGGATTCGCTCTTCCAACATCTCCGTGTTTCGAGTCCAGTCTTGCGGCCCATTGTGTTTTCTCGTTTCGAATCAGTCTCCTCTGCTCTTATTGAAGAGAATGGCTTCGAGAGCACCACAATTGCTGACATCCtcaaagaaaaaggtaaaagtGCGGATGGTTCATGGCTTTGGTGCACTACGGATGACACTGTTTATGATGCTGTCAAGTCG ATGACACATCACAACGTTGGAGCCTTGGTGGTTGTCAAACATGGTGAGCAGAAATCAATTGCAGGAATCATCACAGAGAGGG ACTATCTGCGGAAGATAATTGTGCAGGGAAGATCGTCCAAGTCAACCAAGGTTGGGGATATCATGACTGAAGAG AACAAGCTTATTACTGTCACGCATGATACCAAAGTTCTGAAGGCAATGCAGTTAATGACAG ATAAACGCATTAGGCACATTCCTGTGATTGATGATAAGGGAATGATTGGCATGGTATCTATTGGAGATGTTGTTCGCGCCGTGGTGACTGAGTACAGGGAGGAGCTGGACCGTCTGAATGCATACATACAAGGATGTTATTGA